DNA from Nymphaea colorata isolate Beijing-Zhang1983 chromosome 4, ASM883128v2, whole genome shotgun sequence:
TCATGTACAAACCAAACCACAGGTtaattcaacataaaaatgTCTACATACAGCTAATATTGTGTTCTCTCATCAACCACTGTGAGGTTTTTGTTGGCCCTAAAGTCATAACCACAATGACAATCACATCCCCAACCATGGTGTAGCTCGTTGACACCAATTCCGCAGCCTTTCAAAAGTACCACATTACAAACATACACCCACATCACAAAGATACAAGACCTTCCCCACTCCTGAGCCTTTGAAAGTATATAGAGTCCATGAACTCTAAATGCATCAATATACACAACAGTTTcctcaaaagaatgaacttgGCAGAATTTGCTAATGCAACATCGACATTATCACAGGACTTGCGAAGTTTTTTGTTTAAGAGGGTGAAACTATTagaagacaaaataaaaaaggaatatCTGTGATGAGTTACCTAAAAATAATCTCAATAACTTGATTTCTACATTGACCTTTATATCTACAACTTTCAAACGACTATATTAGATCTTGGTACCCTATGATCTGGTATTTGCACATCTCTGCTGGAATTTAAACACCATCAAATCTTCCCCCTTGAACCTGGTCAGAGTTAGATAATGGTACCAGCCGCATGATGTCTGCCTGAAGAATCCATTTTCAGTTGGCCTTTCATCCTGTTCTTGTGTACACAGACTCGACCCCAAGCAATTCCTCTGGCTAACCCGAGGAATCCATGCCTTTTAtgtaaacacacacacacatatataactGCAACCATACCCATGCTTTTTTTCCCTGAAAATGCCTCACCAGCACCTTCCCCCACACGTGTGACACAGTTAAGATTTGTAAACTGAGTGCAGTCCCCCTCCCTAGTGCATGGGAAACGTAGTGTCCTGGCCTATCAGGGTTGTGACCCATAAACTAGAGGCAGAACCACCAGCCAATTTCTCTCATAAGTCATAAACAGTTAAACACACACAGATATACACAAGCTTTTTCTCCCTTCCTATCACTCCATTCTCTAATTTCCCATTGCAATGTCTGTGCTTGGAccaatttttaattatttgctCAGTATATATACTTGATATTACATATTAATACTTTCACAACGTTTAACCACCGGATTCTCCTATAAACCTCTACTTATCAAGGAGTATTAAGATTCAACTGACCATGCTTGCCTTACCCATAAACACCTATTACCCGTTTTGCCCAACAGATAAGTTAGCTAAACTgcacgaacaaaaaaaaaaaaaaaaacttactaccgtaaaaatgaaaatgacagCAATGGTCTTgtataaaatttgtttaaacaAAGCTACGGTTATAGTGGGATGCTCATATTTTCTGATTGGTACGACAGGCAACAAAACTAATTCCTTTTTTCATCAAGAATCTCGTTACTAGTCCACTACTTCTCATCAGTTTGTTCCCTGTTATATCCTCTCCAAAGCAGTAGTGTTTATCATATCTTCCCcctctaaaacatgttttcataATTCACAAATATTTTCAAGCGGACAGGTATGCCATGACTATTGTCAATGTTGCAATCTAAGTGAACAGCAGATTATACGGgtacttaaaagaaaaatggaaaacactaccaacttgctgcctcaacATACCTGGTTGAGAGGATTATCCGGCGATTTCTTCCACAACTTCCATATCATGTCCTTGTACTGAGTATGAGTCAGACCCGGCTTCTCTGCCTTCAATTTCATTAGCTCAGCTTCTTCAAAAGCCTATCCAATGATTAAATAAGGAAATTAACTCATGCAATTACATGACCACACCATATAGTTGTTAAATTGCCACAAACACATTAGGGTTACTGAGCCTTCAACTTCACAGATGAGGATGCGATGGCGAGAGGAATCATATTTCGCTTAAAGTTCGAGATCGAATaacagaataagaaaaaaaacatcaacGAACGAATCTAGTACCTTGAAAGAAGCCTTGAGCCTCCGCTCCGGGTGCCGATCCACGGGCAGCGGCTGATCAACCGTCATCTTCGCGAGGGCGTCCTCAACCGAATGGGCCTCGATCAGGCCATCCTCTCGATTCGTGTTCTGAACGAGCACCATCCGCTCGTATTCCTCCTCGTCCGCCATCCGGCTCTGCCGCTTCTTGGCCTCCTCCGCCTGGAGGAGGATGCGGCGCCGCTCCTCCTCGCGCTGCCGCTCGAGCTCCGCGCCGGTGACCTTGGGAACGGGAATGGAGACCCTCATCGACTTTTTGTCAGGCTTCTTGCCGGCCTTCTCGAGGTCCTTCTCCTCCTGCTCGGCGATGCGACGAGCCTCGGCCTTGCGAGCAGCGGCCTCCGCTCGTTTCTCGGcatcttcctccttcttcctggCGGCGCGGGACTTCTGGCCTTCCCCGGCTTCCCGCCAGTAGGCGTCCTCCTTTTCGCGCGTCTCCTTGAActtcctctcttcctccgcCGCGCTCTTCCGAGCCCTGGCAGCCTCCGCCTTGCTGTTTACTCCCATCTTCTTCGGAGCCATCTCCGCTTCCTCCTTCCCTCCGCTCTCGCTACCTCGAACCTAcacagagaagagaagagaagagagagagaagggagagagagcctCTCCCAGTTGTTCATATCACAAAGCAAGGGGGTATCGTCAGTTTGCCACCGCCGTAGGGCCCTCCGTACATTTTCCATCGgaaaaacgattttttttttccatttttttattatattatttaaataCTTGAATTTTTACTCTCAGGTATAAAGACAGAGTTGGTACTCTTGCTTGCGATGTTTGAACCCCTTTAAAGACTTTCCTTTTTAATCTTAACcaaacataagaaaatttttGCCAAAATGAAGAAGTATAAATTAGTTAAGGAATAACAAATAATACCAAAAAATGTTTTAAGTGAACTTTGTGTAAGAACATGGAATACCAGAAACTAAGTTCTTCTGTAAATGAAGCcgttaataaaaaataatgaaaacttaAATGTGCTTTTATTACTCCACCAAAACTTGAACATTCgtgttttataaaattttaccaaATGGTGAGCCCTTAAAAGGAACCCGTCCCCGTCGCCATATAAGTTGGCCTTAACTCATCGAGTGTCTTAAAATCAGATTGAGTGCATGTACGATCTCCAATCAATAGAAGTTGGAATTTTCTTTCCCATGGTTGGAAAAGAGACGTCTTTCGCCTATCAAAATCCTCTCACCATGCCCAAGCAGCATTTGGTTGAGAAAGTGGCACAAAGAAAGAGGCATCCCTTGTTCAGTTCCCCTAGATTCATTTCTTATAGGTGTTGTACTCTTTTGCCATGGAGTGAAATGCAGTATCAAAATGAAGGTACACTGTCTTCACATTACAGCAAAGTAGCCATAGATTCAAGAAAGgaggcttttcttcttttccaggCAGTGGTAGTAatcctctcactctctcactcGTCCAAGAAATCACAGCATAGATTCTTAATGCAATAAAAATTTGAAGGGACAGAGAGGAGGcttttgcttcttttccttttccaggCAGTGGGTGGTAATCCTCTCACTCACCCAAGAAATCTCTCATCATAATGCAGTATGGAGGAGATCACTTCACATTATGAAAAAGCGAACAAATATGATGTCTTCGCCAAGGAAGGTAAAGAATTGTAAATTATAAAGAGTAAATCTCATTCTTGGCAtcaaatttttattgatttttttttccccatcgCTGGAACATCACACATCAATCATATGCTATTGTCTCAATAAAGCAAGGGATTACAAAACTTCCCTTCACAAAAATGATTAGATTATTATAAAGAGGACACTTTTCTAGGATCCTTTCCCGCTAAAAGGAGGAAAGGAAAATCTAGCTCTAGGTTCTGGCACAGCTGTTTCAACTTCTAACAGTGCATGCCAGCTGGGTCTGCGGAGCGCAGCATTCTTGGGACTTCTGAATCATTCGGTCCAAGATGCTCCCAACATTTTAGCCATGAAACTGTATCTATCAGCAGCTTCATCTATCTGCAAAGCAAAGAGAACAGAAACAGGGTTGGCCAGAAAACCACCACATGAGAAAATGAATGATGCATCACGTAACGTAATCTCCACATTACCAGTTTCTTTGTCGGACGACCGGCTCCATGTCCAGCTTTACGATCAATCCGACCAATAATGGGGTTGGTCTGTGGGCTCTTCCCCAAGCTCGTGCAAAGAACATATTGCATAGTCTGAAGTTCAAGAGCAAGATTACTATGAATAGAGTTGCAATGGAGTATAAGAGATTCAGTAGCAACAACAGATGAAGGAGCCACTTCTAAAACTGAATATGAAGTGTTTGAAGCAGCAAAACTTCAGCATGCATGTCATGGATCTGTGGTCCATGTTAAAATATCAAACACATCCAGGGTAATGAAATGCACCCTCAAAGCATGACTACTAAAAAGCGCCAGAACAAGTTTCCTTCTGATACAAGGTAATGAGGTG
Protein-coding regions in this window:
- the LOC116253611 gene encoding uncharacterized protein LOC116253611; the protein is MAPKKMGVNSKAEAARARKSAAEEERKFKETREKEDAYWREAGEGQKSRAARKKEEDAEKRAEAAARKAEARRIAEQEEKDLEKAGKKPDKKSMRVSIPVPKVTGAELERQREEERRRILLQAEEAKKRQSRMADEEEYERMVLVQNTNREDGLIEAHSVEDALAKMTVDQPLPVDRHPERRLKASFKAFEEAELMKLKAEKPGLTHTQYKDMIWKLWKKSPDNPLNQASGESSA